AGGTACAATTATGTATATGATAGAAGGAGAAGAAAATGGTTTTACCAATATCCCTAAAAGTGTCTATTGGTGCATTGTAACACTTACAACTGTTGGTTTTGGTGATATTGCACCACAAACACCATTGGGACAATTTATAGCATCACTAGTTATGGTTTTAGGTTATGGGATTATTGCTGTACCAACAGGTATTGTATCTGCCGAATACACCAACCAAACAAAAACAGACAAAGAAACTAAAAATACTAACGTGCATCTAAACACCCAAGCATGTACTAATTGTTCGGCAGAAAATCATAAAGATGATGCCGAATTTTGTTATCATTGTGGTCATAAATTAAACCATGGGTAATATTCTAATTTCTATAGTTGGCCCTACGGCTATTGGAAAAACAGCATTAAGTATAAAACTTGCTAATTATTTTAATACCGAAATAATTTCGGCAGATTCACGGCAGTTTTTTAAAGAAATGCAAATTGGCACTGCAGCGCCTTCAAAGGAAGAATTAGCAGCTGCTAAACATCATTTTATTCATCATAAATCCATACACGATCATTACAATGTAGGTGCATTTGAAAAAGATGCGCTTATTTGTTTAAACACCCTTTTTAAAACCCATAATGTGGTAATTATGGTTGGTGGTTCTGGTTTGTATGTTGATGCCGTTACTAATGGCTTAGATAATTTCCCGAAAGTAGATGCAAGCATTCGCGAAAATTTAAATACTGATTTAATTAGCAAAGGACTTCCTTATTTACAAAATAAGCTTAAAGAACTAGATATTACCTCCTACAATACGATTGCTATCGATAATCCACAACGCGTTATTCGTGCTTTAGAAATTTGTATTGGCTCAGGAAAACCATATTCGTCATTTTTAAATAAAGGAAAAGTAAAAAGAAACTTCAAAACGATAACAATTGGGCTTACTGCCGAAAGAGAAATCATATACAACCGCATCAATAAACGTGTCGATAT
The nucleotide sequence above comes from Flavobacteriaceae bacterium HL-DH10. Encoded proteins:
- the miaA gene encoding tRNA (adenosine(37)-N6)-dimethylallyltransferase MiaA, which codes for MGNILISIVGPTAIGKTALSIKLANYFNTEIISADSRQFFKEMQIGTAAPSKEELAAAKHHFIHHKSIHDHYNVGAFEKDALICLNTLFKTHNVVIMVGGSGLYVDAVTNGLDNFPKVDASIRENLNTDLISKGLPYLQNKLKELDITSYNTIAIDNPQRVIRALEICIGSGKPYSSFLNKGKVKRNFKTITIGLTAEREIIYNRINKRVDIMMQAGQLDEVKSLIEYQNLNALNTVGYKELFNFLNGEWTLDFAVSEIKKNTRRFAKRQLTWFKRNKQTLWFDYETDVETIIKQLDI